A single region of the Triticum dicoccoides isolate Atlit2015 ecotype Zavitan chromosome 2B, WEW_v2.0, whole genome shotgun sequence genome encodes:
- the LOC119365771 gene encoding peroxidase 1-like isoform X1, whose protein sequence is MVYRLLFGFLLPLVLQPSLVLCNPPELKVGFYQYTCPYAEVIVRDEIARIISHVPSLAGPLLRMHFHDCFVNGCDGSILLDSIPGLPSEKESEPNLSLRGFGTIDLVKAKLEQACPGVVSCADILALVARDVVLLTHGPYWNVPTGRRDGLRSVKDEALNNLPPPFFDATRNLNQFFVPKGLDAKDQVVLLGGHTLGTSHCSSFSDRLYNFSGTQMPDPALDRRYVLRLKSKCRPGDTTALVEMDPGSFRTFDASYYRHVARGRALFTSDETLMLDPFTRDYVLRQASVAAAGGYPAEFFADFVASMVKMGNMQVLTGAQGEVRRRCGAVNPMGM, encoded by the exons ATGGTTTACAGACTCCTCTTTGGATTTCTCCTTCCTCTTGTCTTACAGCCCTCCTTAGTGTTATGCAATCCACCAGAGCTGAAGGTTGGCTTTTACCAATACACATGCCCGTATGCAGAGGTCATTGTTCGCGATGAGATTGCCAGGATCATCTCCCACGTCCCAAGCCTCGCTGGTCCTCTGCTTCGCATGCACTTCCACGACTGTTTTGTGAAC GGTTGCGATGGTTCTATTCTGCTTGATAGCATACCAGGATTACCATCTGAAAAGGAATCGGAACCGAACCTCAGCCTGCGAGGCTTCGGCACGATTGACCTTGTCAAGGCTAAACTGGAGCAAGCCTGCCCTGGAGTGGTCTCATGCGCTGATATCCTAGCTCTCGTGGCAAGGGATGTTGTACTACTG ACCCATGGGCCTTACTGGAATGTTCCAACTGGGCGGCGAGATGGGTTGAGATCGGTGAAGGATGAAGCTTTGAACAACCTACCTCCACCTTTTTTTGATGCCACTCGTAATCTGAACCAGTTCTTTGTCCCGAAGGGTCTTGATGCGAAGGATCAGGTGGTTCTGCTAG GGGGGCACACCCTTGGGACCTCCCACTGCTCGTCCTTCTCGGACCGTCTGTACAACTTCAGCGGCACGCAGATGCCGGACCCGGCGCTGGACAGGCGGTACGTGCTGCGCCTGAAGAGCAAGTGCAGGCCCGGCGACACGACGGCGCTGGTGGAGATGGACCCGGGGAGCTTCCGGACGTTCGACGCGAGCTACTACCGTCACGTCGCCAGGGGGAGGGCGCTCTTCACCTCGGACGAGACGCTCATGCTGGACCCCTTCACCCGGGACTACGTCCTGCGCCAGGCGTCCGTCGCCGCTGCGGGCGGCTACCCGGCGGAGTTCTTCGCGGACTTCGTGGCGTCCATGGTGAAGATGGGGAACATGCAGGTGCTcaccggcgcgcagggggaggtcAGGCGGCGCTGCGGTGCAGTGAACCCGATGGGCATGTAG
- the LOC119365771 gene encoding peroxidase 1-like isoform X3: MTYQQPSCSFRGCDGSILLDSIPGLPSEKESEPNLSLRGFGTIDLVKAKLEQACPGVVSCADILALVARDVVLLTHGPYWNVPTGRRDGLRSVKDEALNNLPPPFFDATRNLNQFFVPKGLDAKDQVVLLGGHTLGTSHCSSFSDRLYNFSGTQMPDPALDRRYVLRLKSKCRPGDTTALVEMDPGSFRTFDASYYRHVARGRALFTSDETLMLDPFTRDYVLRQASVAAAGGYPAEFFADFVASMVKMGNMQVLTGAQGEVRRRCGAVNPMGM, from the exons ATGACTTATCAGCAGCCATCATGTTCGTTCAGG GGTTGCGATGGTTCTATTCTGCTTGATAGCATACCAGGATTACCATCTGAAAAGGAATCGGAACCGAACCTCAGCCTGCGAGGCTTCGGCACGATTGACCTTGTCAAGGCTAAACTGGAGCAAGCCTGCCCTGGAGTGGTCTCATGCGCTGATATCCTAGCTCTCGTGGCAAGGGATGTTGTACTACTG ACCCATGGGCCTTACTGGAATGTTCCAACTGGGCGGCGAGATGGGTTGAGATCGGTGAAGGATGAAGCTTTGAACAACCTACCTCCACCTTTTTTTGATGCCACTCGTAATCTGAACCAGTTCTTTGTCCCGAAGGGTCTTGATGCGAAGGATCAGGTGGTTCTGCTAG GGGGGCACACCCTTGGGACCTCCCACTGCTCGTCCTTCTCGGACCGTCTGTACAACTTCAGCGGCACGCAGATGCCGGACCCGGCGCTGGACAGGCGGTACGTGCTGCGCCTGAAGAGCAAGTGCAGGCCCGGCGACACGACGGCGCTGGTGGAGATGGACCCGGGGAGCTTCCGGACGTTCGACGCGAGCTACTACCGTCACGTCGCCAGGGGGAGGGCGCTCTTCACCTCGGACGAGACGCTCATGCTGGACCCCTTCACCCGGGACTACGTCCTGCGCCAGGCGTCCGTCGCCGCTGCGGGCGGCTACCCGGCGGAGTTCTTCGCGGACTTCGTGGCGTCCATGGTGAAGATGGGGAACATGCAGGTGCTcaccggcgcgcagggggaggtcAGGCGGCGCTGCGGTGCAGTGAACCCGATGGGCATGTAG
- the LOC119365771 gene encoding peroxidase 1-like isoform X2 has product MFVQEVIVRDEIARIISHVPSLAGPLLRMHFHDCFVNGCDGSILLDSIPGLPSEKESEPNLSLRGFGTIDLVKAKLEQACPGVVSCADILALVARDVVLLTHGPYWNVPTGRRDGLRSVKDEALNNLPPPFFDATRNLNQFFVPKGLDAKDQVVLLGGHTLGTSHCSSFSDRLYNFSGTQMPDPALDRRYVLRLKSKCRPGDTTALVEMDPGSFRTFDASYYRHVARGRALFTSDETLMLDPFTRDYVLRQASVAAAGGYPAEFFADFVASMVKMGNMQVLTGAQGEVRRRCGAVNPMGM; this is encoded by the exons ATGTTCGTTCAGG AGGTCATTGTTCGCGATGAGATTGCCAGGATCATCTCCCACGTCCCAAGCCTCGCTGGTCCTCTGCTTCGCATGCACTTCCACGACTGTTTTGTGAAC GGTTGCGATGGTTCTATTCTGCTTGATAGCATACCAGGATTACCATCTGAAAAGGAATCGGAACCGAACCTCAGCCTGCGAGGCTTCGGCACGATTGACCTTGTCAAGGCTAAACTGGAGCAAGCCTGCCCTGGAGTGGTCTCATGCGCTGATATCCTAGCTCTCGTGGCAAGGGATGTTGTACTACTG ACCCATGGGCCTTACTGGAATGTTCCAACTGGGCGGCGAGATGGGTTGAGATCGGTGAAGGATGAAGCTTTGAACAACCTACCTCCACCTTTTTTTGATGCCACTCGTAATCTGAACCAGTTCTTTGTCCCGAAGGGTCTTGATGCGAAGGATCAGGTGGTTCTGCTAG GGGGGCACACCCTTGGGACCTCCCACTGCTCGTCCTTCTCGGACCGTCTGTACAACTTCAGCGGCACGCAGATGCCGGACCCGGCGCTGGACAGGCGGTACGTGCTGCGCCTGAAGAGCAAGTGCAGGCCCGGCGACACGACGGCGCTGGTGGAGATGGACCCGGGGAGCTTCCGGACGTTCGACGCGAGCTACTACCGTCACGTCGCCAGGGGGAGGGCGCTCTTCACCTCGGACGAGACGCTCATGCTGGACCCCTTCACCCGGGACTACGTCCTGCGCCAGGCGTCCGTCGCCGCTGCGGGCGGCTACCCGGCGGAGTTCTTCGCGGACTTCGTGGCGTCCATGGTGAAGATGGGGAACATGCAGGTGCTcaccggcgcgcagggggaggtcAGGCGGCGCTGCGGTGCAGTGAACCCGATGGGCATGTAG